One genomic region from Marmota flaviventris isolate mMarFla1 chromosome 6, mMarFla1.hap1, whole genome shotgun sequence encodes:
- the LOC139706027 gene encoding uncharacterized protein isoform X1: MAVGRLKHRLPRPRRAPGCWDLAASPARQAEAVSTAAAGRAGWHKSRFVTAAPALGPGAWRAGFRLSGFRGSRGPFVKLKESGRTLAGDVARGGARAARVTAEPDTGRARWRRGRHQIRAGVG; the protein is encoded by the coding sequence GCCTGAAGCATCGACTTCCACGTCCCCGCCGAGCCCCGGGCTGTTGGGACCTTGCGGCCTCACCAGCGCGGCAGGCGGAGGCAGTTTCGACTGCCGCAGCGGGACGGGCGGGGTGGCACAAAAGCCGTTTTGTGACCGCCGCCCCTGCCCTCGGCCCTGGGGCCTGGCGCGCCGGGTTCAGGCTCAGTGGGTTCCGTGGCTCACGGGGTCCCTTTGTTAAGCTTAAGGAGAGTGGCCGCACTCTAGCGGGAGACGTGGCCCGGGGTGGGGCGAGGGCTGCGCGTGTCACTGCGGAGCCGGATACGGGGAGGGCGCGGTGGCGGCGGGGTCGCCACCAGATCCGGGCCGGAGTGGGATAG